The Sagittula stellata E-37 sequence GTTCCGAGATCTTCTCGCCCATGTGAACGTGCGGCAAGTCGGGGTGTCGGCGGATCGTGCCCGTAGCCGAACACGGGGCGTCCAGCAGGATGGCATCGTACTGTCCCCGATGCTCCAGCGCGTCGCCTGCGACCAGCTCGGCCTCCAGCCCGCAGCGGTCGAGGTTTTCACGCACCCGCGCCAGCCGCGCCTCCGAGATGTCGAGCGCGGTCACACGCGCCCCCCGCGCCGCCAGTTGCAGCGTCTTGCCGCCCGGAGCGGCGCACATGTCCAGCACGTCGAGGCCCGCCACCTCGCCCAGCAGCTTCACCGGCAGCGCGGCGGCAGCGTCCTGCACCCACCATGCGCCGTCAGAGAACCCCGGCAACGCACTGACCTGTCCCGCGTCGCGCAAGCGCACCGAACCGGTCGGGAGCAACTCGCCCGGTAGCCCCTCCGGCAGGTCCCCTTTCAGCGTCAGATCGACCGGCGCTCCGTCGAAATGCGCGCGTTCCATCGCCGCCACGGCCTGCGGTCCCCAGGCTTCCGCCAGCGGCGCGCGCAGCCACTTCGGCAGGCGCGGAACACGCAGCTTCGCCCAGTCCGCCGGACCGCTCTCGGCCACCTTGCGCAGGACCGCGTTGGCCAGCCCCTTCGCGCCCTGCGTGCGTTTGCCCCGCGCTGCGATCTCGACGCAATCGCTCACCACCCCATGCGCCGCACCGCCGGTGCACAGCTCCGTGGCGCCCAGTCTGAGGATGTTCATGACGCGCCCCGCCGGGGCCTTCCTGAGATGCGGCTTCAGCACACGGTCGGCGCGTTCCAGCCCGCGCAGCACCTCCGTCGCCAACCGCTGCGCCGCCGCGCGGTCGGGCGCCGCCAGCCGGTCGAGCCGGTCAGTCTCCGACAAAGGGCGGTGCTGCACCAGCACCATGTCCAACAGGTCGACGGCGGCCAGTCGGGCCGGGCTGGGGTCTGCCATGAAGTCTCCGGAATCTGGCCCGGGCTTGCCCCGGACGGCACCGGGGGCCTATATCAACAGCCATCGCCCTAGGAAAGCCCAGCGAGGACCGCCATGCCCGAGACCCCCGAAAGCGACCTGCCCCCCGCGGCGCAGCGCGCCCTTGCCGAAGCAGCGGAGCGCCGGGCAAAGCCAGAGGCCGAGGCAAAAGCCTTCCCCAAGGAATACGGCGGCCGCGACGGTCCCGAACCGGTGCGCTACGGCGACTGGGAAAAGAAGGGCCTCGCCATCGACTTCTAGGCCGGTCGCGCGCGTATCTTCGCGACCAGACGACCTCCGCTTACATGTCAGACCCACGCGCATCTCGCGCCGCTTCGACGGCATGAGGCGGTCCCGATTGGGCTGACGCAGATCCAAAAGACCGGGCGCAACGGCCACCCCAACAGACCAGGGATACATCGGGTTTATGCAAGTGGACGGACCGTCCACTTCCTGGACAAGCTCCGACTGGCCACTGCTGAAAGCCACTCCTCGCCCGCACGAAGATCGGAAAATCACAATTCCTCACGTCGCTCGAAAGAAACCTACCTACCAAAAAACAGCAAGAATCCCACGTCAGGAAAAGGGGTCAACATAATATTTTGTAAACAGATTCCACACTGACATGCCCTGACGACGCCAAGATGCGCGGCGCAATGACAAGACTGCTGCTACTGTGGAAGCATCGGAAAATCGAAATTCCTGAAATCGCGGAAGCTCTGACAGCCAGACTCAACCGGCAAACCCTCCTGGCGCGCGATACATCGGATAAATCCACGAAACCGGATCGGTCACGGCACGGTGCACCAGAGGAAACCGCCTCTCTCCAACCGCACTGCCCCCCGAAAGCGTCACGGCGCCCTGAGCGGGGCGCCGTGGGTGGGTGGGTGGGCGGCGCTCCTCTCAGGGCGCCGTGACGCGGTCAGCCAAGCCCGAGCACGTCCAGCATGTCGTAGTGGCCCGGTCCCTTGTCCTGCCCCCAGAGCGCCGCCTTCAGCGCGCCGCGCGCAAACAGCGTCCGGTCGGAAGCCACATGCTTCAGCACGATACGCTCGCCGGGTGTGGCGAAAAGCACCTCGTGTTCGCCAACGATGTCGCCGCCACGGATCGCGTGGAAACCGATGTCGCCACGCTTGCGCGCGCCCGTGATGCCGTCGCGGCCCCGGTCGGACACGTCTGCCAGCGCAACCCCGCGTCCCTCTGCCGCGGCCTCGCCCAGCATCAGCGCCGTCCCCGAGGGCGCGTCCACCTTGTGGTGATGGTGCGCCTCGATCACCTCGATGTCCCAGTCGGCATCCAGCGCCGCCGCAACCTGCTTCACCATCCGGGTCAGCAGGTTCACGCCCAGCGACATGTTGCCCGCCCGGACCACAACCGCATGACGTGCCGCGCGGTCGATGGCGGA is a genomic window containing:
- a CDS encoding DUF1674 domain-containing protein; amino-acid sequence: MPETPESDLPPAAQRALAEAAERRAKPEAEAKAFPKEYGGRDGPEPVRYGDWEKKGLAIDF
- a CDS encoding RsmB/NOP family class I SAM-dependent RNA methyltransferase, which produces MADPSPARLAAVDLLDMVLVQHRPLSETDRLDRLAAPDRAAAQRLATEVLRGLERADRVLKPHLRKAPAGRVMNILRLGATELCTGGAAHGVVSDCVEIAARGKRTQGAKGLANAVLRKVAESGPADWAKLRVPRLPKWLRAPLAEAWGPQAVAAMERAHFDGAPVDLTLKGDLPEGLPGELLPTGSVRLRDAGQVSALPGFSDGAWWVQDAAAALPVKLLGEVAGLDVLDMCAAPGGKTLQLAARGARVTALDISEARLARVRENLDRCGLEAELVAGDALEHRGQYDAILLDAPCSATGTIRRHPDLPHVHMGEKISELIGLQGWMLDHALSLLKPGGRLVYATCSLLPDEGECQIEEALERHPGLRVVPAEADWIEPAWRSEEGGLRLRPDFWAERGGLDGFYMACVAKG
- the dapB gene encoding 4-hydroxy-tetrahydrodipicolinate reductase; translated protein: MTDQPGVVVTGVSGRMGQMLVKEVMASDRLKLVGALEREGHDWVGRDLGLAMGGAEMGLKVSDDALEAFSRAQAVIDFTAPAATVAFSELAAQARAVHVIGTTGLSEDDISAIDRAARHAVVVRAGNMSLGVNLLTRMVKQVAAALDADWDIEVIEAHHHHKVDAPSGTALMLGEAAAEGRGVALADVSDRGRDGITGARKRGDIGFHAIRGGDIVGEHEVLFATPGERIVLKHVASDRTLFARGALKAALWGQDKGPGHYDMLDVLGLG